GGGAGACGAGTGGATCGCGGGGTCTCGCCCCGAATAGCCGGATTACCCGGCCGGGCTGTCCGCGACGGCTGGCGCGCTCGGCGCGATCGAGCCCTCCGTCATCCAGTCCGCGACTTCGCCCGCAACCGTGTTGGCCGCGCGGTTCAGCGCCGGGCCGACCGACGCCGCATCGGGCAGCACGCCGCTTTCGCGCGCTTCGAACCGGCGCGATTCGACCGCGCCGCCTTCTCCGGTGCGCACCGCGTCGTAGCGCACCACCACCGCAGACGATCCGGCATCGTAGCCCATGTCGAGCAGCGTCCCGCGCAGGGTCCGGTCGGCGAGCGTCGGCGTGTCGTCGCTGTCGAGCACCAGCACCGATCCGCGCGCGCGCAGAGTTTCGCCCAGCAGGCGACGGAACAACCGCGCGGGCCGTTCGACCCAGAAGGCTTCCTGAAGGTAGGCGATCTCGGTATCGCTGACCGTTACCGGAACCCGCAGCACATCGAGCTTGGCCGGGGTCTCGGGCGTCAGCACCGCGATCGTCGCGCCTTCGCCCGCCCGTGCGCCCGCGCCCGCTGCGGCTGT
The Erythrobacter sp. JK5 DNA segment above includes these coding regions:
- a CDS encoding ABC-type transport auxiliary lipoprotein family protein, translated to MNNRIRIHCIAAALSAGLLLGGCVSFGAGDPPESLLTLKPTATAAAGAGARAGEGATIAVLTPETPAKLDVLRVPVTVSDTEIAYLQEAFWVERPARLFRRLLGETLRARGSVLVLDSDDTPTLADRTLRGTLLDMGYDAGSSAVVVRYDAVRTGEGGAVESRRFEARESGVLPDAASVGPALNRAANTVAGEVADWMTEGSIAPSAPAVADSPAG